The following are from one region of the Bdellovibrionales bacterium genome:
- a CDS encoding DsbA family protein gives MKHNICLLMITGAAAILAGCASKEQIRQTIQENPDLVYEAIRKDPVTFMKVVQEAAQSSQEQMYVEMQKQREEQLEKDLKKPRSAKTEEARVLFGENSAPVTIIKYADFQCPACRMDFDSLEEIKKKYNGKVKIIHKHMPLTQHKQAQLSAEVFEALLISDKVKAQKFYKLAYENQQNIESDKDVWDLLKKVGGVKAKVEAEIKKGVVAQRINEDVQEHHKLGFNGTPAYMINGVALMGAQEPGTFSAIIERVLKK, from the coding sequence ATGAAACATAATATCTGTTTGCTGATGATCACTGGCGCCGCCGCAATCCTTGCGGGTTGTGCCTCCAAGGAACAAATTCGCCAGACCATCCAAGAGAATCCCGATCTCGTTTACGAAGCGATTCGCAAAGATCCCGTCACGTTCATGAAGGTGGTTCAAGAGGCCGCACAGTCTTCCCAAGAGCAGATGTATGTCGAAATGCAAAAGCAAAGAGAAGAGCAATTAGAAAAGGATCTTAAAAAACCTCGCTCCGCAAAGACCGAAGAGGCTCGTGTTCTTTTTGGAGAAAATTCGGCCCCAGTAACGATCATTAAATACGCTGATTTCCAGTGTCCCGCGTGCCGCATGGATTTTGATTCTCTCGAGGAGATCAAAAAGAAGTATAACGGGAAGGTGAAGATCATTCATAAGCACATGCCGCTGACTCAGCACAAGCAGGCTCAGCTCTCGGCAGAGGTGTTTGAAGCTTTATTGATTTCCGATAAGGTTAAAGCTCAAAAATTTTATAAACTCGCTTACGAAAATCAGCAAAACATCGAAAGTGATAAGGATGTTTGGGATCTTCTTAAAAAAGTGGGGGGAGTGAAAGCTAAGGTTGAGGCGGAGATCAAAAAAGGCGTGGTCGCTCAACGAATTAACGAAGACGTTCAAGAGCATCACAAACTTGGATTTAACGGAACTCCCGCCTATATGATTAACGGGGTGGCTCTGATGGGGGCCCAAGAGCCCGGGACATTTAGCGCGATTATCGAGCGCGTTCTTAAGAAATAA
- a CDS encoding 6-phosphofructokinase — translation MSNTKRSIKRRIGLLTGGGDAPGLNSVIEATSRMLLLKGYEVVGICDGFEGVFNQATLDIHMHNIEGIHAQAGTFIGTSNRSGIEGREAEFLKKYKQLKLEGIIVAGGDGTFRSLQDVSQEIKIIGVPKTIDNDLPGTDATFGYDTACSVVCEAVDSLRATAHAHKRVILVEVMGRTAGWIAVGGGIASYANAILIPEKKLDKKAFAAFLKEQKTLHRGLVIVVAEGVLLDGPVQRKKDKSGASEVIEVGVGSQLSRWIEKTVGWESRTVVLGHLQRSRSPSTTDRFLTTAMGIKAASLALKGEWGQAVIYKDGSISSAPLKVVMGKPRLVTEDHRWVQMAKNIGIYI, via the coding sequence ATGTCGAATACTAAAAGATCAATAAAGCGTCGGATCGGATTACTCACGGGCGGCGGCGATGCCCCAGGCCTCAATAGTGTCATCGAGGCGACCAGTCGAATGCTTCTCCTTAAGGGTTATGAGGTCGTCGGAATTTGCGACGGATTCGAAGGCGTTTTTAATCAGGCCACCCTTGATATTCACATGCACAATATCGAAGGCATTCACGCTCAAGCGGGAACATTTATCGGAACGTCCAATCGCTCCGGCATCGAAGGGCGCGAGGCCGAGTTTTTAAAAAAATACAAACAGCTCAAGCTTGAGGGCATTATTGTGGCTGGCGGAGATGGAACTTTCCGGAGCCTTCAGGATGTCAGTCAAGAGATCAAAATTATTGGAGTGCCGAAAACCATCGATAACGATCTTCCTGGGACCGACGCGACCTTTGGTTACGATACAGCGTGCTCGGTGGTGTGCGAGGCGGTGGACTCTTTGCGAGCGACGGCTCATGCGCACAAGCGCGTGATTCTGGTGGAAGTGATGGGGCGAACGGCGGGATGGATTGCCGTCGGTGGCGGAATCGCGTCCTACGCCAATGCGATTTTAATTCCCGAGAAAAAATTAGATAAGAAAGCCTTTGCCGCGTTTCTTAAAGAGCAAAAAACTTTGCATCGGGGATTAGTGATCGTTGTGGCCGAAGGTGTTCTCCTCGATGGACCGGTTCAGCGCAAAAAAGATAAAAGCGGTGCGAGTGAAGTCATCGAAGTCGGCGTAGGGAGTCAGCTCAGTCGATGGATTGAGAAAACGGTGGGATGGGAATCGCGCACGGTGGTCTTAGGTCACCTTCAACGCAGTCGTTCCCCGAGCACCACCGATCGTTTCCTCACCACAGCGATGGGAATCAAAGCCGCGTCTCTGGCGCTCAAAGGGGAGTGGGGCCAAGCCGTGATTTACAAAGACGGTTCAATTTCAAGCGCTCCACTTAAAGTCGTCATGGGAAAACCCCGCTTAGTGACCGAAGATCACCGCTGGGTGCAAATGGCGAAAAATATCGGAATTTACATTTAA
- a CDS encoding ABC transporter ATP-binding protein, whose amino-acid sequence MNSIPLQIKNLVKKYGSATAVNDVSFEVHPGEIFGLLGPNGAGKTSIISCLVTLQEPTSGEISIYGRSPQTSPTDAKRLVGFVPQEVINHGYFDVYEILDFHSGYFGKRNNREKIEYLLHRLGLWEHRHKKVKALSGGMKRRLLIAKALVHDPQLLLLDEPTAGVDIELRASLWDFVEELKKNGMSILLTTHYLEEAEKLCDRVGILQNGKLRTVGNTKQLIDKMTKRKVTLKLKTSGEISHAQLISHVDAEWQFLVEPEKGIGQLLDELGLSAQALIDVKIEEGSLEDAFRHVLGSEA is encoded by the coding sequence ATGAATTCCATCCCGTTACAGATTAAAAATCTCGTGAAGAAGTACGGCTCCGCCACCGCCGTCAATGATGTGAGCTTTGAGGTTCACCCGGGAGAAATTTTCGGTCTCCTCGGTCCCAATGGGGCGGGTAAAACCTCAATCATCTCTTGCCTCGTCACTCTCCAGGAGCCGACGTCGGGAGAGATTTCGATCTATGGCCGAAGCCCACAGACGTCGCCCACCGATGCGAAACGCTTGGTTGGATTTGTTCCGCAAGAGGTGATCAATCATGGTTACTTTGATGTCTACGAGATTTTAGATTTTCATTCCGGGTATTTTGGAAAACGCAACAATCGAGAAAAGATCGAATACCTTTTGCACCGATTAGGTCTTTGGGAGCATCGCCATAAAAAAGTCAAAGCCTTAAGCGGAGGAATGAAGCGCCGACTTCTGATCGCAAAGGCTTTAGTTCATGATCCGCAATTGTTACTTCTCGACGAGCCCACCGCCGGAGTTGATATCGAGCTTCGCGCCTCTCTCTGGGATTTTGTCGAGGAGCTAAAGAAAAATGGAATGTCGATCCTCTTAACGACTCATTACCTCGAAGAGGCGGAAAAACTTTGTGATCGCGTCGGGATCCTTCAAAATGGAAAGCTTCGCACGGTTGGAAACACTAAACAGCTCATCGATAAAATGACCAAAAGGAAAGTTACGCTTAAGCTTAAAACCAGTGGTGAGATCTCCCATGCCCAATTGATCTCTCATGTGGATGCGGAATGGCAGTTTTTAGTGGAGCCTGAAAAAGGCATCGGGCAACTTTTAGATGAGCTCGGGCTCAGTGCGCAGGCGTTGATCGATGTCAAAATCGAAGAGGGATCTTTGGAAGATGCCTTTAGGCATGTTTTAGGAAGTGAAGCATGA
- a CDS encoding ABC transporter permease, translated as MRTNFQPFLTLYYREIKRFAKVSVQTVFSPLVSSSLYLLIFGVSLGSAIQLENNVSYLAFLIPGLVMMSVLNNAFQNTSSSIVSGKFSGDLEDWKISPLKETEILAALALGGLSRGLLVGVVTGFTGEVFYYVMNGEFLAVQHPLWLLVFLCVGGITFALFGISIAFWARTFDQLSAINSFVLLPLIYLGGVFFSIKSLHPIWQNISQMNPMLYFINGVRFGVLGTSDVNHWTALWISILSCLFFYAFAYRTLLKGSYARW; from the coding sequence ATGAGGACTAATTTTCAACCGTTTCTCACTTTGTATTATCGCGAGATCAAAAGATTTGCCAAAGTTTCGGTGCAAACCGTGTTTTCACCTTTGGTGAGCTCGAGTCTTTATTTATTAATTTTTGGAGTGTCTCTCGGGTCGGCGATTCAATTGGAAAACAATGTCAGTTATCTGGCGTTTCTCATCCCGGGCTTAGTGATGATGTCGGTGTTGAATAATGCGTTTCAAAACACCTCAAGCTCCATCGTCTCTGGGAAGTTTAGTGGAGACTTGGAAGACTGGAAGATCTCTCCCCTTAAGGAGACCGAGATTCTTGCGGCCTTAGCGCTCGGTGGTCTTTCGCGAGGTTTATTGGTGGGAGTGGTCACGGGATTTACCGGAGAGGTCTTCTATTACGTGATGAATGGCGAGTTTTTAGCGGTTCAACATCCGCTGTGGCTTTTGGTTTTTCTTTGCGTCGGTGGAATCACTTTTGCGCTGTTTGGAATCTCCATTGCCTTTTGGGCGAGAACCTTTGATCAACTGAGCGCGATCAATTCGTTTGTGCTTTTGCCACTGATTTATTTGGGGGGAGTTTTCTTTTCGATCAAATCTCTGCACCCCATCTGGCAAAATATTTCGCAGATGAATCCGATGTTGTATTTTATTAACGGAGTTCGCTTTGGAGTTTTAGGGACCAGTGACGTCAATCATTGGACGGCACTTTGGATTTCGATTTTGTCGTGTTTGTTTTTTTATGCCTTTGCGTACCGAACTCTCCTTAAAGGAAGCTATGCGCGTTGGTAG
- a CDS encoding endonuclease, with product MLKQLTIVLIGLMVGSAGFSATPKYYPEFQSKTSEDLKKELYTILSQFHKPQGDKPDAILANCSEPGCFKHTEVSYKKARAYLFGFLHLEGSSFSSYRLDTYYCDASLTNEDFPKGEALGPMMIPKHTVVNAEHAWPQSKFTGKFSKATQKSDLHILFPVDSKVNSIRQNLPYGEVVEPTKDVCPEALSGKDEAGTHVFEPSLEDKGDMARATFYFSIRYQAKIDTKQEAILRKWAKQDPVDAREVIRNEKIFSIQMDRNPFIDFPELEDLITDF from the coding sequence TCAGCGGGGTTCAGCGCAACTCCCAAATACTATCCCGAATTTCAATCCAAAACGTCGGAAGATCTCAAAAAGGAACTTTATACGATTCTGAGTCAGTTTCACAAGCCTCAAGGGGATAAGCCCGATGCGATCCTAGCCAATTGCTCTGAGCCCGGCTGCTTTAAACACACCGAAGTGTCTTACAAAAAAGCACGTGCGTATTTATTCGGTTTTTTGCATTTAGAAGGGAGTAGCTTTAGCAGCTATCGCCTCGACACTTACTACTGTGATGCGAGCCTGACCAATGAAGATTTTCCTAAAGGAGAAGCTTTAGGACCAATGATGATTCCTAAGCACACCGTGGTCAATGCCGAGCATGCATGGCCGCAAAGTAAATTCACCGGGAAATTTTCGAAAGCTACTCAAAAGTCTGATCTCCATATTTTATTCCCAGTGGATTCCAAGGTGAACTCCATTCGCCAAAACCTTCCGTATGGCGAAGTGGTTGAGCCCACCAAAGACGTTTGCCCCGAGGCCCTCTCCGGAAAAGATGAGGCCGGAACTCATGTCTTTGAACCCAGCCTTGAGGACAAAGGCGATATGGCCCGGGCCACCTTCTATTTTTCCATTCGTTATCAAGCGAAAATCGATACAAAGCAGGAAGCGATTCTTCGAAAATGGGCCAAGCAAGACCCTGTCGACGCTCGCGAAGTGATTCGGAACGAAAAGATATTTTCGATCCAGATGGATCGCAATCCGTTTATTGATTTCCCAGAGCTCGAAGACCTGATCACAGACTTCTAA